The Aptenodytes patagonicus chromosome 25, bAptPat1.pri.cur, whole genome shotgun sequence genome window below encodes:
- the MISP gene encoding mitotic interactor and substrate of PLK1 isoform X1: MDRVTRHMVFQLPQTSHKHDYNDDHQAGLFAEQRANSDDDVFGSTQHSSQRVENGYGWKMRSKSPSYFLDGRKDVWTPSPDRESKLEVVRSGSLYDLRAYRGKRKPSKLYDEDEQEQYRVPPPNISPEKARELEDERREVIQSQVVRKSSTMAERWSSIDELSSINTGTGSQGEGRHTGSFTTSFAICFDKPSSERAATPVDPENIDTEQINFSAARQQFLMLEKTNPGSFFSPGQQAMSPKPESMTNVSRQEWHSPEMATKAARGYGNAGASSQSRTDKTVYQVHSVSYKTPVKEEVYAPRRADTERSYPTGKTSSLTKASSREDLDSSLGEMYNEANAGYTSNGSASNEIFNGLVDLRAGSNGLDKEMKINETPIEREIRMAMEREENLWKERGIQRLTSSSELVEIQTKPLLSMHASPGPGRKGKDKGRASLYVQREIEQETKREEDLKKQGRLLGTYDKGTQQELDERRRVFEQEEASPQKPTPTRKADEQRSCINEFAAERPTSHGSCPTEDTRGGRSLPSYTVSITRFQASQPRFAASEKSQDQPLVSQCISAGASKWGSEDSWRGRLPSSTLSPTGTAVLPREYFSFSFWKPKVSFVDDMGTQKPLRRADSQEEQYKLRTWKPQTSALIEEEIRSDLQREEELQEQRRQRQLIDSYSLVSSDGFPQEGSRSRHSSAASGVSGSYSVSGSPVSTPTSHQVGVLGLVSSFTPLRVAGPSQGSTETLAPDSARSSPFEERRRRVKEDGKYAGIEPVDKINTEVVESTRVIRHKSAMAQRWEAGQYVRDDD, translated from the exons ATGGACAGAGTCACCAGGCACATGGTCTTCCAGCTCCCGCAGACCTCGCACAAGCACGACTATAACGATGATCACCAAGCCGGCTTGTTTGCAGAGCAGAGGGCCAACAGTGATGATGATGTGTTTGGCTCCACTCAACACAGCAGCCAGAGGGTGGAAAACGGCTATGGCTGGAAAATGAGGTCGAAGTCACCTTCATATTTCCTGGATGGTAGAAAAGATGTCTGGACCCCGTCCCCGGACAGGGAGTCCAAGCTGGAGGTGGTGAGGTCGGGAAGCCTGTATGACCTCAGGGCTTACAGAGGCAAGAGGAAGCCCTCGAAGCTTTACGATGAGGATGAACAGGAACAGTACAGGGTCCCTCCACCAAACATCTCACCCGAGAAAGCCAGGGAGCTTGAGGATGAGAGGAGGGAGGTCATCCAGAGCCAGGTGGTGAGGAAGAGCTCCACCATGGCCGAGAGGTGGAGCTCCATAGATGAGCTGAGCTCTATAAACACCGGCACGGGCAGCCAGGGTGAAGGCAGGCACACGGGCAGCTTCACCACCAGCTTCGCCATTTGCTTTGACAAGCCTTCCTCGGAGAGGGCAGCGACGCCTGTTGACCCTGAAAATATCGATACGGAGCAGATCAACTTCTCCGCTGCTCGGCAGCAGTTCCTGATGCTGGAGAAGACCAACCCGGGCTCTTTTTTCAGCCCAGGGCAACAGGCCATGTCTCCAAAGCCAGAGTCTATGACAAATGTCTCTAGGCAAGAGTGGCATAGTCCTGAGATGGCCACGAAGGCTGCAAGAGGTTATGGTAATGCTGGTGCATCCAGCCAGAGCAGGACGGACAAGACCGTTTATCAGGTTCATAGTGTATCCTACAAGACACCTGTGAAGGAGGAGGTTTATGCTCCCAGAAGGGCTGATACTGAAAGGTCATATCCCACTGGGAAAACGTCCAGCTTGACTAAAGCATCTTCTAGAGAGGACCTGGACTCCAGCTTGGGTGAGATGTATAACGAAGCCAATGCAGGCTACACCAGCAACGGAAGTGCATCCAACGAGATCTTCAATGGCCTTGTGGATCTGAGGGCCGGCAGCAATGGCCTGGACAAGGAGATGAAGATCAACGAGACGCCCATCGAGCGGGAGATCCGCATGGCGATGGAGAGGGAGGAGAACCTCTGGAAGGAGAGGGGGATCCAGCGGCTGACCTCCAGCAGCGAGCTGGTGGAGATCCAGACCAAGCCTCTCCTCTCCATGCACGCCTCTCCCGGCCCAGGCAGGAAAGGGAAGGACAAAGGCCGCGCTTCCCTTTACGTCCAGAGGGAAATCGAGCAGGAAACCAAGCGAGAGGAAGATCTGAAGAAGCAAGGGAGGCTGCTGGGGACATACGACAAGGGGACACAGCAGGAGCTGGACGAGCGTAGGAGGGTGTTCGAGCAGGAGGAAGCCTCCCCACAGAAGCCCACCCCCACGAGGAAGGCAGACGAGCAGAGGAGCTGTATTAATGAGTTTGCGGCAGAGCGGCCCACGAGCCACGGCTCCTGCCCCACAGAAGACACCAGGGGTGGGAGAAGTCTTCCCAGCTACACAGTGAGCATCACGCGCTTCCAGGCATCCCAGCCGCGCTTTGCTGCCAGCGAGAAGAGCCAGGACCAGCCTCTGGTGTCCCAGTGCATTTCCGCCGGCGCCAGCAAATGGGGGAGCGAGGATTCCTGGAGAGGAAGGCTTCCCAGCTCCACCCTGAGCCCCACCGGCACGGCTGTCCTGCCCAGAGAGtacttctccttctccttctggaAGCCCAAGGTCTCCTTTGTGGACGACATGGGGACACAGAAGCCGCTAAGGAGGGCGGACAGCCAGGAGGAGCAGTACAAGCTGAGGACCTGGAAGCCCCAGACATCAGCACTGATCGAGGAGGAGATCCGGAGTGActtgcagagggaagaggagctgcaggagcagcggCGGCAGAGGCAGCTGATAGACAGCTACTCCCTGGTCAGCAGCGACGGCTTTCCCCAGGAGGGCTCCCGCTCAAGGCACAGCTCCG CTGCCTCAGGTGTAAGCGGCAGCTACTCGGTGTCCGGGTCTCCTGTTTCCACTCCCACGTCGCACCAGGTGGGGGTCCTGGGGCTAGTGTCGTCCTTCACCCCGCTGAGAGTGGCTGGTCCCTCCCAGGGCAGCACGGAGACCCTTGCCCCCGACTCGGCTCGTTCCAGCCCCTTCGAGGAGCGGAGGAGGAGGGTGAAAGAGGACGGAAAG TATGCAGGCATTGAACCCGTTGACAAGATCAACACAGAG GTTGTGGAA
- the MISP gene encoding mitotic interactor and substrate of PLK1 isoform X2 produces the protein MDRVTRHMVFQLPQTSHKHDYNDDHQAGLFAEQRANSDDDVFGSTQHSSQRVENGYGWKMRSKSPSYFLDGRKDVWTPSPDRESKLEVVRSGSLYDLRAYRGKRKPSKLYDEDEQEQYRVPPPNISPEKARELEDERREVIQSQVVRKSSTMAERWSSIDELSSINTGTGSQGEGRHTGSFTTSFAICFDKPSSERAATPVDPENIDTEQINFSAARQQFLMLEKTNPGSFFSPGQQAMSPKPESMTNVSRQEWHSPEMATKAARGYGNAGASSQSRTDKTVYQVHSVSYKTPVKEEVYAPRRADTERSYPTGKTSSLTKASSREDLDSSLGEMYNEANAGYTSNGSASNEIFNGLVDLRAGSNGLDKEMKINETPIEREIRMAMEREENLWKERGIQRLTSSSELVEIQTKPLLSMHASPGPGRKGKDKGRASLYVQREIEQETKREEDLKKQGRLLGTYDKGTQQELDERRRVFEQEEASPQKPTPTRKADEQRSCINEFAAERPTSHGSCPTEDTRGGRSLPSYTVSITRFQASQPRFAASEKSQDQPLVSQCISAGASKWGSEDSWRGRLPSSTLSPTGTAVLPREYFSFSFWKPKVSFVDDMGTQKPLRRADSQEEQYKLRTWKPQTSALIEEEIRSDLQREEELQEQRRQRQLIDSYSLVSSDGFPQEGSRSRHSSVCRH, from the exons ATGGACAGAGTCACCAGGCACATGGTCTTCCAGCTCCCGCAGACCTCGCACAAGCACGACTATAACGATGATCACCAAGCCGGCTTGTTTGCAGAGCAGAGGGCCAACAGTGATGATGATGTGTTTGGCTCCACTCAACACAGCAGCCAGAGGGTGGAAAACGGCTATGGCTGGAAAATGAGGTCGAAGTCACCTTCATATTTCCTGGATGGTAGAAAAGATGTCTGGACCCCGTCCCCGGACAGGGAGTCCAAGCTGGAGGTGGTGAGGTCGGGAAGCCTGTATGACCTCAGGGCTTACAGAGGCAAGAGGAAGCCCTCGAAGCTTTACGATGAGGATGAACAGGAACAGTACAGGGTCCCTCCACCAAACATCTCACCCGAGAAAGCCAGGGAGCTTGAGGATGAGAGGAGGGAGGTCATCCAGAGCCAGGTGGTGAGGAAGAGCTCCACCATGGCCGAGAGGTGGAGCTCCATAGATGAGCTGAGCTCTATAAACACCGGCACGGGCAGCCAGGGTGAAGGCAGGCACACGGGCAGCTTCACCACCAGCTTCGCCATTTGCTTTGACAAGCCTTCCTCGGAGAGGGCAGCGACGCCTGTTGACCCTGAAAATATCGATACGGAGCAGATCAACTTCTCCGCTGCTCGGCAGCAGTTCCTGATGCTGGAGAAGACCAACCCGGGCTCTTTTTTCAGCCCAGGGCAACAGGCCATGTCTCCAAAGCCAGAGTCTATGACAAATGTCTCTAGGCAAGAGTGGCATAGTCCTGAGATGGCCACGAAGGCTGCAAGAGGTTATGGTAATGCTGGTGCATCCAGCCAGAGCAGGACGGACAAGACCGTTTATCAGGTTCATAGTGTATCCTACAAGACACCTGTGAAGGAGGAGGTTTATGCTCCCAGAAGGGCTGATACTGAAAGGTCATATCCCACTGGGAAAACGTCCAGCTTGACTAAAGCATCTTCTAGAGAGGACCTGGACTCCAGCTTGGGTGAGATGTATAACGAAGCCAATGCAGGCTACACCAGCAACGGAAGTGCATCCAACGAGATCTTCAATGGCCTTGTGGATCTGAGGGCCGGCAGCAATGGCCTGGACAAGGAGATGAAGATCAACGAGACGCCCATCGAGCGGGAGATCCGCATGGCGATGGAGAGGGAGGAGAACCTCTGGAAGGAGAGGGGGATCCAGCGGCTGACCTCCAGCAGCGAGCTGGTGGAGATCCAGACCAAGCCTCTCCTCTCCATGCACGCCTCTCCCGGCCCAGGCAGGAAAGGGAAGGACAAAGGCCGCGCTTCCCTTTACGTCCAGAGGGAAATCGAGCAGGAAACCAAGCGAGAGGAAGATCTGAAGAAGCAAGGGAGGCTGCTGGGGACATACGACAAGGGGACACAGCAGGAGCTGGACGAGCGTAGGAGGGTGTTCGAGCAGGAGGAAGCCTCCCCACAGAAGCCCACCCCCACGAGGAAGGCAGACGAGCAGAGGAGCTGTATTAATGAGTTTGCGGCAGAGCGGCCCACGAGCCACGGCTCCTGCCCCACAGAAGACACCAGGGGTGGGAGAAGTCTTCCCAGCTACACAGTGAGCATCACGCGCTTCCAGGCATCCCAGCCGCGCTTTGCTGCCAGCGAGAAGAGCCAGGACCAGCCTCTGGTGTCCCAGTGCATTTCCGCCGGCGCCAGCAAATGGGGGAGCGAGGATTCCTGGAGAGGAAGGCTTCCCAGCTCCACCCTGAGCCCCACCGGCACGGCTGTCCTGCCCAGAGAGtacttctccttctccttctggaAGCCCAAGGTCTCCTTTGTGGACGACATGGGGACACAGAAGCCGCTAAGGAGGGCGGACAGCCAGGAGGAGCAGTACAAGCTGAGGACCTGGAAGCCCCAGACATCAGCACTGATCGAGGAGGAGATCCGGAGTGActtgcagagggaagaggagctgcaggagcagcggCGGCAGAGGCAGCTGATAGACAGCTACTCCCTGGTCAGCAGCGACGGCTTTCCCCAGGAGGGCTCCCGCTCAAGGCACAGCTCCG TATGCAGGCATTGA
- the PALM gene encoding paralemmin-1 isoform X3 produces MEVVEASTLQQERLQAIAEKRKRQTEIENKRRQLEDDRRQLQHLKSKALRERWLLEGAPASASEEDEAMKKQMQEDEVKTKELEETIQRLEKELETLENGSSAASTKENLAEVAAPAKEEKAEAVPNMQKSPLGTVKGGRLSSPSPAEKVSSSPMKAVEGTDMMKAVVHAVSAEDGALQNGAHPLSSSEVDELLHKADEATLSKAAGREAPAKAGEEAGSAPASQKPTPRREITGLQAKPRESTTVLPPGEGTEPSREQPVTMIFMGYQNVEDEDETKKVLGLEGTIKAELVVIEDAESKPEPVRKDHAPPNGTALEPAAAQPPGEEGPGGQKPGANATDAKEAEQETDVKKQRCKCCTVM; encoded by the exons ATGGA GGTTGTGGAGGCCAGCACCCTtcagcaggagaggctgcaggCCATCGCG GAGAAGCGGAAACGTCAGACAGAGATCGAGAACAAAAGGCGGCAGCTCGAGGATGACAGGCGGCAGCTGCAGCATCTCAAG TCCAAGGCTCTGCGGGAGAGATGGCTGTTGGAGGGGGCCCCGGCCTCAGCCTCCGAGGAGGACGAGGCCATGAAGAAGCAGATGCAGGAGGATGAGGTGAAGACCAAGGAGCTGGAGGAAACCATCCAGAG gctggagaaggagctggagaCGCTGGAGAACGGCAGCTCGGCAGCTTCCACCAAGGAGAACCTGGCAGAGGTGGCGGCACCGGccaaggaagagaaggcagaggctGTCCCCAACATGCAGAAG AGTCCCCTGGGCACAGTCAAGG GCGGTCGCCTCTCCTCTCCGTCTCCAGCCGAGAAGGTCTCCAGCAGCCCCATGAAGGCGGTGGAGGGCACTGACATGATGAAGGCAG TGGTGCACGCGGTGAGCGCCGAGGACGGGGCCCTGCAGAATGGGGCCCACCCCCTCAGCTCCTCCGAGGTCGACGAGCTCCTGCACAAGGCAGACGAGGCCACCCTGagcaaagctgccgggcgggagGCCCCGGCCAAGGCTGGTGAGGAGGCCGGCAGCGCCCCGGCCAGCCAGAAGCCAACACCGCGGCGGGAGATCACGGGGCTGCAGGCCAAGCCACGGGAAAGCACCACGGTGCTGCCACCGGGCGAGGGGACGGAGCCGAGCCGGGAGCAGCCCGTCACCATGATCTTCATGGGCTACCAGAACGTGGAGGACGAGGATGAGACCAAGaaggtgctggggctggagggcacCATCAAGGCCGAGCTGGTGGTGATCGAGGATGCCGAGAGCAAGCCGGAGCCGGTGCGCAAGGACCACGCACCACCCAACGGCACTGCGCTGGAGCCGGCGGCTGCCCAGCCACCGGGGGAGGAGGGCCCAGGCGGGCAGAAGCCGGGCGCCAACGCCACAGACGCCAAGGAGGCCGAGCAGGAGACGGACGTGAAGAAGCAGCGCTGCAAGTGCTGCACGGTGATGTGA
- the PALM gene encoding paralemmin-1 isoform X2 produces the protein MEVVEASTLQQERLQAIAEKRKRQTEIENKRRQLEDDRRQLQHLKSKALRERWLLEGAPASASEEDEAMKKQMQEDEVKTKELEETIQRLEKELETLENGSSAASTKENLAEVAAPAKEEKAEAVPNMQKSPLGTVKAEKVSSSPMKAVEGTDMMKAAMYSVEITVEKDRVTGETKVLSSTTLLPQNHCLQGVKVYEDELKVVHAVSAEDGALQNGAHPLSSSEVDELLHKADEATLSKAAGREAPAKAGEEAGSAPASQKPTPRREITGLQAKPRESTTVLPPGEGTEPSREQPVTMIFMGYQNVEDEDETKKVLGLEGTIKAELVVIEDAESKPEPVRKDHAPPNGTALEPAAAQPPGEEGPGGQKPGANATDAKEAEQETDVKKQRCKCCTVM, from the exons ATGGA GGTTGTGGAGGCCAGCACCCTtcagcaggagaggctgcaggCCATCGCG GAGAAGCGGAAACGTCAGACAGAGATCGAGAACAAAAGGCGGCAGCTCGAGGATGACAGGCGGCAGCTGCAGCATCTCAAG TCCAAGGCTCTGCGGGAGAGATGGCTGTTGGAGGGGGCCCCGGCCTCAGCCTCCGAGGAGGACGAGGCCATGAAGAAGCAGATGCAGGAGGATGAGGTGAAGACCAAGGAGCTGGAGGAAACCATCCAGAG gctggagaaggagctggagaCGCTGGAGAACGGCAGCTCGGCAGCTTCCACCAAGGAGAACCTGGCAGAGGTGGCGGCACCGGccaaggaagagaaggcagaggctGTCCCCAACATGCAGAAG AGTCCCCTGGGCACAGTCAAGG CCGAGAAGGTCTCCAGCAGCCCCATGAAGGCGGTGGAGGGCACTGACATGATGAAGGCAG CCATGTACTCAGTGGAGATCACggtggagaaggacagagtgACTGGGGAGACCAAGGTCCTGTCCAGCACCACCCTGCTCCCCCAGAACCACTGTCTACAGGGGGTCAAAGTGTACGAGGATGAGCTGAAAG TGGTGCACGCGGTGAGCGCCGAGGACGGGGCCCTGCAGAATGGGGCCCACCCCCTCAGCTCCTCCGAGGTCGACGAGCTCCTGCACAAGGCAGACGAGGCCACCCTGagcaaagctgccgggcgggagGCCCCGGCCAAGGCTGGTGAGGAGGCCGGCAGCGCCCCGGCCAGCCAGAAGCCAACACCGCGGCGGGAGATCACGGGGCTGCAGGCCAAGCCACGGGAAAGCACCACGGTGCTGCCACCGGGCGAGGGGACGGAGCCGAGCCGGGAGCAGCCCGTCACCATGATCTTCATGGGCTACCAGAACGTGGAGGACGAGGATGAGACCAAGaaggtgctggggctggagggcacCATCAAGGCCGAGCTGGTGGTGATCGAGGATGCCGAGAGCAAGCCGGAGCCGGTGCGCAAGGACCACGCACCACCCAACGGCACTGCGCTGGAGCCGGCGGCTGCCCAGCCACCGGGGGAGGAGGGCCCAGGCGGGCAGAAGCCGGGCGCCAACGCCACAGACGCCAAGGAGGCCGAGCAGGAGACGGACGTGAAGAAGCAGCGCTGCAAGTGCTGCACGGTGATGTGA
- the PALM gene encoding paralemmin-1 isoform X4, whose amino-acid sequence MEVVEASTLQQERLQAIAEKRKRQTEIENKRRQLEDDRRQLQHLKSKALRERWLLEGAPASASEEDEAMKKQMQEDEVKTKELEETIQRLEKELETLENGSSAASTKENLAEVAAPAKEEKAEAVPNMQKSPLGTVKAEKVSSSPMKAVEGTDMMKAVVHAVSAEDGALQNGAHPLSSSEVDELLHKADEATLSKAAGREAPAKAGEEAGSAPASQKPTPRREITGLQAKPRESTTVLPPGEGTEPSREQPVTMIFMGYQNVEDEDETKKVLGLEGTIKAELVVIEDAESKPEPVRKDHAPPNGTALEPAAAQPPGEEGPGGQKPGANATDAKEAEQETDVKKQRCKCCTVM is encoded by the exons ATGGA GGTTGTGGAGGCCAGCACCCTtcagcaggagaggctgcaggCCATCGCG GAGAAGCGGAAACGTCAGACAGAGATCGAGAACAAAAGGCGGCAGCTCGAGGATGACAGGCGGCAGCTGCAGCATCTCAAG TCCAAGGCTCTGCGGGAGAGATGGCTGTTGGAGGGGGCCCCGGCCTCAGCCTCCGAGGAGGACGAGGCCATGAAGAAGCAGATGCAGGAGGATGAGGTGAAGACCAAGGAGCTGGAGGAAACCATCCAGAG gctggagaaggagctggagaCGCTGGAGAACGGCAGCTCGGCAGCTTCCACCAAGGAGAACCTGGCAGAGGTGGCGGCACCGGccaaggaagagaaggcagaggctGTCCCCAACATGCAGAAG AGTCCCCTGGGCACAGTCAAGG CCGAGAAGGTCTCCAGCAGCCCCATGAAGGCGGTGGAGGGCACTGACATGATGAAGGCAG TGGTGCACGCGGTGAGCGCCGAGGACGGGGCCCTGCAGAATGGGGCCCACCCCCTCAGCTCCTCCGAGGTCGACGAGCTCCTGCACAAGGCAGACGAGGCCACCCTGagcaaagctgccgggcgggagGCCCCGGCCAAGGCTGGTGAGGAGGCCGGCAGCGCCCCGGCCAGCCAGAAGCCAACACCGCGGCGGGAGATCACGGGGCTGCAGGCCAAGCCACGGGAAAGCACCACGGTGCTGCCACCGGGCGAGGGGACGGAGCCGAGCCGGGAGCAGCCCGTCACCATGATCTTCATGGGCTACCAGAACGTGGAGGACGAGGATGAGACCAAGaaggtgctggggctggagggcacCATCAAGGCCGAGCTGGTGGTGATCGAGGATGCCGAGAGCAAGCCGGAGCCGGTGCGCAAGGACCACGCACCACCCAACGGCACTGCGCTGGAGCCGGCGGCTGCCCAGCCACCGGGGGAGGAGGGCCCAGGCGGGCAGAAGCCGGGCGCCAACGCCACAGACGCCAAGGAGGCCGAGCAGGAGACGGACGTGAAGAAGCAGCGCTGCAAGTGCTGCACGGTGATGTGA
- the PALM gene encoding paralemmin-1 isoform X1: MEVVEASTLQQERLQAIAEKRKRQTEIENKRRQLEDDRRQLQHLKSKALRERWLLEGAPASASEEDEAMKKQMQEDEVKTKELEETIQRLEKELETLENGSSAASTKENLAEVAAPAKEEKAEAVPNMQKSPLGTVKGGRLSSPSPAEKVSSSPMKAVEGTDMMKAAMYSVEITVEKDRVTGETKVLSSTTLLPQNHCLQGVKVYEDELKVVHAVSAEDGALQNGAHPLSSSEVDELLHKADEATLSKAAGREAPAKAGEEAGSAPASQKPTPRREITGLQAKPRESTTVLPPGEGTEPSREQPVTMIFMGYQNVEDEDETKKVLGLEGTIKAELVVIEDAESKPEPVRKDHAPPNGTALEPAAAQPPGEEGPGGQKPGANATDAKEAEQETDVKKQRCKCCTVM, encoded by the exons ATGGA GGTTGTGGAGGCCAGCACCCTtcagcaggagaggctgcaggCCATCGCG GAGAAGCGGAAACGTCAGACAGAGATCGAGAACAAAAGGCGGCAGCTCGAGGATGACAGGCGGCAGCTGCAGCATCTCAAG TCCAAGGCTCTGCGGGAGAGATGGCTGTTGGAGGGGGCCCCGGCCTCAGCCTCCGAGGAGGACGAGGCCATGAAGAAGCAGATGCAGGAGGATGAGGTGAAGACCAAGGAGCTGGAGGAAACCATCCAGAG gctggagaaggagctggagaCGCTGGAGAACGGCAGCTCGGCAGCTTCCACCAAGGAGAACCTGGCAGAGGTGGCGGCACCGGccaaggaagagaaggcagaggctGTCCCCAACATGCAGAAG AGTCCCCTGGGCACAGTCAAGG GCGGTCGCCTCTCCTCTCCGTCTCCAGCCGAGAAGGTCTCCAGCAGCCCCATGAAGGCGGTGGAGGGCACTGACATGATGAAGGCAG CCATGTACTCAGTGGAGATCACggtggagaaggacagagtgACTGGGGAGACCAAGGTCCTGTCCAGCACCACCCTGCTCCCCCAGAACCACTGTCTACAGGGGGTCAAAGTGTACGAGGATGAGCTGAAAG TGGTGCACGCGGTGAGCGCCGAGGACGGGGCCCTGCAGAATGGGGCCCACCCCCTCAGCTCCTCCGAGGTCGACGAGCTCCTGCACAAGGCAGACGAGGCCACCCTGagcaaagctgccgggcgggagGCCCCGGCCAAGGCTGGTGAGGAGGCCGGCAGCGCCCCGGCCAGCCAGAAGCCAACACCGCGGCGGGAGATCACGGGGCTGCAGGCCAAGCCACGGGAAAGCACCACGGTGCTGCCACCGGGCGAGGGGACGGAGCCGAGCCGGGAGCAGCCCGTCACCATGATCTTCATGGGCTACCAGAACGTGGAGGACGAGGATGAGACCAAGaaggtgctggggctggagggcacCATCAAGGCCGAGCTGGTGGTGATCGAGGATGCCGAGAGCAAGCCGGAGCCGGTGCGCAAGGACCACGCACCACCCAACGGCACTGCGCTGGAGCCGGCGGCTGCCCAGCCACCGGGGGAGGAGGGCCCAGGCGGGCAGAAGCCGGGCGCCAACGCCACAGACGCCAAGGAGGCCGAGCAGGAGACGGACGTGAAGAAGCAGCGCTGCAAGTGCTGCACGGTGATGTGA
- the PRSS57 gene encoding serine protease 57, whose product MVMAGLFMLSLGGSVLLPALAPAGTQGSRIIGGKVVAPHSRPFIASIQMDGQHVCGGFLVWPKWVMTAAHCLIPRRNPSVRVVLGAHRLEEPEESQQVFSIAESIAHPHYNPRLVDNDIRLLRLNRSATLNKYVKRIRLPSPHIDLKPGTVCYVVGWGDTSNYGDQPTELMETGTTIVKRSLCRTLWRGKVSPNMLCGASRNTTLQGVCAGDSGGPLIFKEKVYGIVSFSGERCGDRRYPDIYTKISNYIDWVHGTVQGCHHQKGQLKP is encoded by the exons ATGGTCATGGCTGGGCTGTTCATGCTCAGCCTGGGAGGCTCCGTCCTGCTCCCGGCGCTGGCCCCAGCAG GCACTCAGGGGAGCCGGATCATCGGGGGAAAGGTGGTAGCACCCCATTCCCGGCCCTTCATCGCCTCCATCCAGATGGATGGGCAACATGTCTGCGGGGGCTTCCTGGTGTGGCCCAAGTGGGTGATGACAGCAGCCCACTGCCTCATTCCCAG GCGCAACCCCTCGGTGCGCGTGGTGCTGGGCGCCCACAGGCTGGAGGAGCCTGAGGAGTCCCAGCAGGTCTTCAGCATCGCCGAGTCCATCGCCCACCCACACTACAACCCCCGCTTGGTGGACAACGACATCCGCCTGCTCAGG CTGAACAGGTCGGCCACACTGAACAAGTACGTGAAGCGGATCCGCCTGCCCTCACCGCACATCGACCTGAAGCCTGGCACAGTCTGCTACGTGGTGGGCTGGGGTGACACCTCCAACTACGGCGACCAGCCCACCGAGCTGATGGAGACTGGCACCACCATCGTCAAGCGGAGCCTCTGCCGAACGCTGTGGAGGGGCAAGGTCTCGCCCAACATGCTGTGTGGGGCCAGCCGCAACACCACGCTGCAGGGCGTCTGCGCA GGTGACTCCGGGGGACCCTTGATCTTCAAGGAAAAGGTTTACGGCATCGTCTCATTCTCTGGGGAGAGATGTGGGGACCGCCGGTACCCTGACATCTACACCAAGATCTCCAACTACATCGACTGGGTGCATGGCACTGTGCAAGGGTGCCACCATCAGAAGGGGCAGCTGAAGCCCtag